The following proteins come from a genomic window of Micromonospora echinofusca:
- a CDS encoding arsenate reductase ArsC: protein MSDKPSVLFVCVHNAGRSQMAAGWLRHLAGDAVEVRSAGSAPAGTVNPAAVEAMREVGIDISTQTPTLLEYATAESSDVIVTMGCGDACPVFPGKRYEDWQLEDPAGKGVEAVRPIRDEIRARVQRLLRELVPAG, encoded by the coding sequence GTGAGCGACAAGCCCAGTGTCCTGTTCGTCTGCGTGCACAACGCCGGCCGTTCGCAGATGGCCGCCGGCTGGCTGCGCCACCTCGCCGGCGACGCCGTCGAGGTGCGCTCCGCCGGCTCGGCGCCGGCCGGGACCGTCAACCCGGCCGCCGTCGAGGCGATGCGGGAGGTCGGCATCGACATCAGCACGCAGACGCCGACCCTGCTGGAGTACGCCACCGCCGAGTCCTCCGACGTCATCGTCACCATGGGCTGCGGCGACGCCTGCCCGGTCTTCCCCGGCAAGCGCTACGAGGACTGGCAGCTCGAAGACCCCGCCGGCAAGGGCGTCGAGGCGGTCCGGCCGATCCGCGACGAGATCCGGGCGCGGGTGCAGCGGCTGTTGCGGGAGCTGGTGCCCGCCGGCTGA
- a CDS encoding MGH1-like glycoside hydrolase domain-containing protein, which produces MSTGTAGGAYTADAGARDVGALRRLAVATLEANWEHDHTVPSRTLYPHQWSWDSAFIAIGWSHVRPERAWRELTSLFRAQWRDGRVPHIVFNPALPVGSYFPGPEFWASGLAEGAPAAATSGLVQPPVHASAAWLAYRRCPSEQARAALRRLYPRLVAQQRYLATRRDVGGGGLACVVHPWESGLDNSPAWDAPLAAVPADAAVMRAYRRHDTAHADAAHRPTDLDYARYVALVASYRERRYRDDDLAARHPFLVECPLVNAAMGAAEHALARIAPLAGADPGPHRERAARITEALVRRLYDPTTGTFQPRDLRADRLVPARTVLGLAPLVLPDLPARQVSALLAEACSPRFGLAARMDRPLPSHDRTAPDFEPLRYWRGPSWMNVNWLVRRGLLRHGRPDLAAGLRDSMIELVAGAGCHEYFHPDTGAGLGSPAFGWTAALLLDVLADDPAG; this is translated from the coding sequence GTGAGCACCGGGACCGCCGGCGGCGCGTACACCGCCGACGCCGGGGCCCGCGACGTCGGGGCACTGCGCCGCCTTGCCGTCGCCACCCTCGAGGCCAACTGGGAGCACGACCACACCGTGCCCTCGCGCACCCTCTACCCGCACCAGTGGAGCTGGGACTCGGCGTTCATCGCGATCGGCTGGTCCCACGTGCGCCCCGAGCGCGCCTGGCGGGAGCTGACCAGCCTGTTCCGGGCCCAGTGGCGCGACGGGCGGGTGCCGCACATCGTGTTCAACCCGGCGCTGCCCGTCGGCTCGTACTTTCCGGGCCCCGAGTTCTGGGCGTCGGGGCTCGCCGAGGGCGCCCCGGCAGCCGCCACCTCCGGCCTGGTCCAGCCACCCGTGCACGCGTCCGCCGCCTGGCTGGCGTACCGGCGGTGCCCCTCGGAGCAGGCGCGGGCCGCGCTGCGCCGGCTCTATCCCCGGCTGGTGGCCCAGCAGCGCTACCTCGCCACCCGCCGGGACGTCGGCGGGGGCGGGCTGGCCTGCGTCGTGCACCCGTGGGAGTCGGGGCTGGACAACAGCCCCGCCTGGGACGCCCCGCTGGCGGCGGTGCCCGCCGACGCGGCCGTCATGCGCGCGTACCGCCGGCACGACACCGCGCACGCCGACGCCGCGCACCGCCCGACCGACCTCGACTACGCGCGCTACGTCGCGCTCGTCGCGTCCTACCGCGAGCGCCGCTACCGCGACGACGACCTCGCCGCCCGGCACCCGTTCCTGGTGGAGTGCCCGCTGGTAAACGCCGCGATGGGCGCCGCCGAGCACGCCCTCGCCCGGATCGCGCCGCTGGCCGGCGCCGACCCCGGCCCGCACCGGGAACGCGCGGCGCGGATCACCGAGGCCCTGGTGCGCCGGCTGTACGACCCGACGACCGGCACCTTCCAGCCCCGGGACCTGCGCGCCGACCGGCTGGTGCCGGCCCGTACGGTGCTCGGCCTGGCCCCGCTCGTCCTGCCCGACCTGCCCGCGCGGCAGGTGTCGGCGCTGCTCGCCGAGGCGTGCTCGCCGCGCTTCGGGCTGGCCGCCCGGATGGACCGGCCGCTGCCCAGCCACGACCGCACCGCGCCGGACTTCGAGCCGCTGCGCTACTGGCGCGGGCCGAGCTGGATGAACGTCAACTGGCTGGTACGCCGGGGACTGCTGCGCCACGGCCGCCCCGACCTGGCCGCGGGCCTGCGCGACTCGATGATCGAGCTGGTGGCCGGCGCCGGCTGCCACGAGTACTTCCACCCCGACACCGGGGCCGGGCTCGGCTCGCCGGCCTTCGGCTGGACGGCCGCGCTGCTGCTCGACGTCCTCGCCGACGACCCGGCCGGCTGA
- a CDS encoding sugar phosphate isomerase/epimerase family protein, which yields MTIPLACQEQLLPGTDLIQKYALATALGYDAIELRGAGDLGLARRLPELRRARAAGVVMPTVCVEMDHFIGDFDPERSRDAVRNLRSQLSVIAELGGVGALTPAAWGMFSRRLPPFEPPRSPAGDRQVLVDALGELGEHARAEGVTLFLEPLNRYEDHMVNRLDDAVALCAMVGLPSVRVVADTFHMNIEEDDVHRALRAAAPYLGHVQVSDSNRFQPGAGHLDWPALVRTLLEIDYRGWLALECRLRGDPVRALHQAAAVLRHAQPRQAAA from the coding sequence ATGACGATTCCCCTGGCCTGTCAGGAGCAGCTCCTGCCGGGCACCGACCTGATCCAGAAGTACGCGCTCGCCACCGCGCTCGGCTACGACGCCATCGAGCTGCGCGGCGCCGGCGACCTCGGCCTCGCCCGCCGGCTGCCCGAGCTGCGCCGGGCCCGCGCCGCCGGGGTGGTCATGCCCACCGTCTGCGTGGAGATGGACCACTTCATCGGCGACTTCGACCCCGAGCGCTCCCGCGACGCCGTACGCAACCTGCGCTCCCAGCTCTCGGTGATCGCCGAGCTGGGCGGCGTCGGCGCGCTGACCCCGGCCGCCTGGGGGATGTTCTCCCGGCGGCTGCCGCCGTTCGAGCCGCCCCGCTCGCCCGCCGGCGACCGGCAGGTGCTCGTCGACGCCCTGGGCGAGCTGGGGGAGCACGCCCGCGCCGAGGGGGTCACCCTCTTCCTGGAACCGCTCAACCGGTACGAGGACCACATGGTCAACCGGCTCGACGACGCCGTCGCCCTCTGCGCGATGGTCGGGCTGCCCTCGGTGCGGGTGGTGGCGGACACCTTCCACATGAACATCGAGGAGGACGACGTGCACCGGGCGCTGCGCGCCGCCGCGCCGTACCTCGGGCACGTGCAGGTCAGCGACTCCAACCGGTTCCAGCCCGGCGCCGGGCACCTCGACTGGCCGGCGCTGGTGCGCACCCTGCTGGAAATCGACTACCGGGGCTGGCTGGCGCTGGAGTGCCGGCTGCGCGGCGACCCCGTACGCGCCCTGCACCAGGCCGCCGCCGTGCTGCGCCACGCCCAGCCCCGGCAGGCGGCGGCGTGA